The Pomacea canaliculata isolate SZHN2017 linkage group LG14, ASM307304v1, whole genome shotgun sequence genomic sequence CTAAGGTGTACAGTGTAGGTAGCATCAAAACAGCTTTCTTAATTACGGACATTTTGAGTGCTCTTTGTTTTTTAAGGTTCCATTAGagaacaaagaattaaaaaattaagtcctttaacaatacaaacaattttACCCTCAGTATCAATGATGCATTGAAAGATTCCCTATCTCTGACTGATCCTCTTGTATTCTGAGGTAATGGAGCGGAGCCTTCTCCTGGATCTTTTCGGAAAAGCGTATTCATAACTGTAAGGTGTAGTTTGACCTGCTCACGCTGACGTTGCATCAATTTGGCTTCAGAAAACTTGTCTACAAGCACATCTGCCAATGCCTGCAATCTGTtcacaaagaacaataaaaatgttcaacCAAGAAAACtctacacatatatacatgtacacaaacactcTTCACAACAGAGCATTTGAGAATATAACtactctctcccacacacacaaaccctgCTCATACACCATTATCCTAAATTAATCTCAATTTACAGACAACCCTGGTAAAGATGTATAATTTGGCACAGGCATAAAGTacacagatgaaaaaaataatgtttcggaacctgaaataaaattttattcatcTCATTTAATCTTTAAAAGATTCTGTACATGAACAATGGCTTCTGCATTGCTTTCAGAATAATGCTACTACCATGTCAGTAGGTATACTGTTCTTATTCTGGATTTATTTCAACAAGGCCACAGgagtaattaaaagaaaataaattttaaaaatatagtcaGTTAAAGGACTTTATCTTCTCCTATCAATCAAAGTACTTGCTTTGCAGCAGCTGGCCCTGGTTTTATTTTAGCATATAAGACATCCACTGCTCCTGGATCATCATTCATATACTCAAGCCCCTGAACATCCACCATCAGTGGTTCTTGATTGAGAATGGGACTGcagcaaaaccaaaaataaaatttgagcAGCTTGATAATGAGCTTCTTGTAAAACTTTCAAGAACAGTTACTTGTAACTACCACTATCAATTTTAAGTGTctacaaaatgtaaattatcATCACAGTTTGCATCTTAAAGAGGAAAACAGggctgaaaatttattttaaaaaaaacaaaacatgcaaactGTGACAGCTGACCACGTTTACACTGGGTTTCAAAAGATACATGATAAATAATGAGCATGCACTACATGGTATCCCATTTGAAACAAATGTCTATATTGCCATATCTAACTGTTGTGATGAAGTCttcaaaataatcaaatttaCAACAGTAAATTCTTAATCCACTAAAGCTTGAAAGATTTAACTTCAGTAGTCTCTAGACAAAATATTGAGAATGTATGCCCCAGAACTGGTCACACACTTATTATGAGACTATCCTTCAACAAGATGCAGCATTATTTTGGTCACTTACGAGATATAGTGAATATAACAATCATGTAGCAAATTCCTTGCTTGCTGTATTTCAGATTCACCTAGCAACACCATAGTACCAATTGTCAGGTGAAGCTTTTGAGGATTCTGGAATATTGTTGCATCTATCCTTGAATCCTGaaaaaacatacatattttgGGGCATATATTGTGGAAACAATGAAAGTTCCTGCTAACatgaataagtgtgtgtgtgtgtgtgcatttattttcactGATGCCTATTAAAACTCTTTCTATAAAGTCTCACCAACTAATTCTTTCGAAGGAAATACAAAGGAAATTTCATTCATcagtcgcacacacacatttttgttggACATAGGTTgactatttattttaacaaagacTGTTCAAACAGCTTAGGCGACAAGATATATTAAACACTAACAATGCTTTAGTGTTTGATATCATCCACCAACTACACATGCAGACATGAGTAAATATGTGCATACTCGTTTATCTTCTATAACCTGAAACTTGAAATCTTCAAACTTTTCGACAACATCTTCTCCTTGCACAGGTATGGATAAAAAGTGGGTGAATGGCAGACGCTGGCGAGCTGAATCCACTAAAACTTCAATACGTGTTTTCGCTGATAGCACACCCTTCTTTTCATGACCCTGTATGACTGGCAGTGCAAGAGCAATTGACAAAAATTTTAGTTTCAAGTTCTTAAGGTGATTTAATAAGTTTAACAAATGGTTCttcataaaatacacaaaaataattttcatgatATGCTATTTTTTACACTTAACACTTGTggtttacagaaataaataattgctaTTATAAAAAATTGATAGTTATCCAATCACTTCTGAAGCATATTCAAGTTTACATTTATCTCTAATGTGAAGTGGCACACCACTCACACAGTTTCgtgataaatgtttttattgcatcCTTGCAGACAGTGAATGGGCAGCAAAAATTAAATGCGGAACACATAAAGGTGTGTATCAGGATATCATATTCCAGAAGAATATTTGGCCTACCTTATTATGGCAAGAAAAGTTTATATTTGATAATGCCTCCCACCAAAATTTGACTATATACTTAGTCAAGAAAAACCAGTGACTGAAATACCTATATCTCCTTCTTGACCCATTTTGGGTATAGTGATCCGTGTTTTTGTCTCGGTCTCAAGTCGTTTTTTTGTCTCCCCCTTTTTCCCAATGATAAATTTGAAGTAGGTGCTATGGTATTGCAATCGAAGAGAGAAGCCATTGCTCGTTTCCTCAATGTTCACATTTGCATCACATGCTTCATCACCATAGCAAGATGCTATGCTATTAAGTTCTGcaacacaatacaaaaaaatcaagaaattaGAATTAGGAATTAGAAATAGGCATTCTTAATGGCTGCAACAGTGAAAATCAAATGCACTGTATATCAATGTCTTGTGACATCACATACCCatatatattcttttgtttacacacatacacacgtatacTGATATACAATTTGCTGAAAATAGGAGACAGTTTaagaaagtttacaaaaactaaaatatgatacattcttcttcttattattattcctttacCCCCCCCCAGTAGAGCATAGGGCTGGAACTACACCACTCCATCTGATCTGGTTCTGGAAGACCCTTTCCCGTCGGGTCTATGTCATGCCTCGCTGTGGACAGATCTCCTCGATCCATGTTATCTGGGTCTCCTAACCCTGCATCCCCCCTGTAGGTTCCatcccagagcttgtctcgttaaattgttGGCCACCTTTGGCAGGGTATGActgatccagccccacttctgcttcttgatgtcttggctggcaggtttttggttggttttctccaacaggtctgtattggagatctcgggccatctgatgttgaggatgtggtgcagacatctgtctgaatcttgttggtcaATCTTGTTAGTCACCGATTAATTCTAGGGGGCCTTGGTCAATTCCACTTTTGATGCTGAGATTATGTGGTCTTGTGTGAGACAATTTACAGCAGGGGTCAAAATGACTGGTGACTTTATGCTTACACAATGGCATCTCCTTGAgaccaacaaaaaaaagctTGCAATCCTTCACAAAGATCTGCTATATGTCTCATTTTActatgtataaaaataataatttcattttgatCACTCATTATCTTAGAAATATTGATTTTTGTGTCTATAGATTTGTGATGTCAAGTGTGTTAACTTGATGGTATTGCAAGGAGGGGTGggggaattgatgttttatgccaagccagcaactaaggctatatcacggcaagacagtcagcctgtaaacagatgccacatgcagagaaagatcagagtgcccaagacaagatctgaacccaggacagccaaccctcactgtattggtgacaggcgcttaACCGTTccaccaccggaccgcccgatGATATTGCATGCCATGTCCAAATGCCTGAGGAAAACATGATCAATTCTCTAAATGctcaaagaacaaaatattttcatttgtaaaagtaaaagCACATTGTACCCAAGTCAATTTCTTCATCCTCTGGGTTATGGTCTTCTTTATCTGGTCCTAACACCTTCCTGTAGCAACGTTTTCCAATCCTAATTAGGGGAGGCCGAAGGATATCCATCTTCGGAACTAAAAGCGCAAAAGATATGGACAGAATTAGTAAATAATTCTAATAAATcggtttacataaaattacctTCCACTAACACACCCAACAAGGCTTCGAGAACCAGCTATAGCTCTTTGAAACTAAGGAATACATCATGTATATACTGTCCTGATGCGTTGGGTAAAATCCtcaattaatttcaatattCCATATGATAAATCAGTCATTCAGTCCATAAGATATATAAGAGAATGACGTAGGACGTTAATGAAATTGAAATCTTGACTGCAGTTGCAGTTGAATCCCAAATCAGTCCCAGGCCAAACAGTTGCTTACTGCTCTTAAACACGCAGAAAGGAAAATAGTGTTTAGAGAATAGAAAATCTCAAGAATTATGCATTCAATCTTTCAAGAGTTCTTTGAAGTGTATTTCATGTGCATTTGAGCTCTTACAGAAGCATCCGAAATTTTGCGACCAGACGACAGGAAGCTGTCATACATCGTCACAGGAAGTAGGTTGTGCGCATGCTtcaaggaaggagaaagaaaatcaagcGAATTCATTTTTGGGGTGATGGTAATAACTAATGGTTCTTATTGCTTTTCATATATCTAGGCTGTCATTCTCATTGTACTAAATCTAAAAATGGCACATAAGCGTAtggttatttaaaaatgtcttgaaaaGGTTTATGTTTGAGTGCTGTATTCATGTCACTGTCAAGATTCTGTGACCGAGTAGAACAGGCTAAAGCAAGACCAATCACCCTTGTAACTGTAGTTGTATTCACACAGTTTCATTCAGACTAAATTAACGTATTAGCGAAATGAGGTTTTGTTACTCGTGCCCAAATTAtgcatatttatgtttatttgctATAAATTTACTAGTTTTTCTCATTGCCATTACAGTATTGATGAAACTGAAACTACGGAAAGCTTACCCCTATCAAGACTGTATTAATTTTGGCGTTCTTCGATCAAAAAATATACACTGGCATCAGATctaatgataattaaaaaataaaacaccgaTAGAGCTACATGCAACCGTGTACACTACCATTTTCGTGTTAAGTGATGGTCCAAATTCAAGTCAAATCTTTCATTTCAGATTtcaagaaaagagaataaaatgttttaacattgtGAGAGAAGTGTGACACCCTATACCAACAAGACCACCATTCGCTGGTTGTCTTGGTTACAGACAGGTGTCACTCATATttggagtttattttaaaaatcttggaAAACAACCTACATAAAGAAGGCAACCCTTAAAATGCTGTCATCAGGCAGTTTGTTGCCATTGTCAACACATGATGCCATGCTTCAGTGTGAAGAGCCTCAGTTTGCAGAGAACTTGGACTTTGCTTCAAAGGGTGATCAAGGGAGTCCAATTCGAAGTGTTAGCCCTGGTGTGTATAGAATGTAACTGGGAGGcagtttatatattatatatacaatatCTTGTGATGGTGTACACAGATAACATCACACACAAGTACAACATAGTTTCTCTTAAAGAGAAGAATGTttaaacagtaacagtaagaTAAATTCTTATGTGTAAACATGATGGCAGATGCCATAAATGACTAGTTTAAATTAATGATCATTAATTAGAAAGCGTTCTTAATACCATCAAAGACTTCATAACTTTTGATTGGAATCATAAAACagtatataaaattaaaaacttagaAGAGAGTGCATCTATTTCCAAGATGTATTATGTCTTAGGTTTCTTAGTGCTTAGtttgcattttaataaatgGTTGTAGTTTAATTTGGCTAATGCATTCTGTTTGCATAAGttctaaaataaacaatttctcGTGTACAGTCCTGTATGGCCCTCTTGTGAATCACATGTCAGTTGACTCTGGGATGAGCACTAAGGATGTACAGGGTGAGATTCATGTTTTTTATTCAAGTGctttatacagtttttaaaatgtctttctgtccaaacaattaaaagtcctaATAATGCCAAACATTTGAATTACCTTGCTTACCACTCTGCGAAGATGTGCAtcaaaagacaacacaaaattGTGCCCAAGTCCTCCTGTGCAGTAGGCTTTATTAACTGCAcctcatcatttttgttttaattgtgcATCTTGGATTATTTTTACTACATGCTTGATCCCACAATttaatataatgaaatataatttcCATTTCTTACACCATTCTTGCAATTTGTCAATGCCACTTTGAATCACTATGATATTTAATGCATTATTATGTATCTTGGTATCATTGGCAAAATACTGAACAACAGGTCTGGTAAATCATTTATATACAGTGAACAATACCATTTATAAAATACCTCAGGAATTCCACTCATTTTGACTTTGGGTTTACCTGATTTTACAGATGCAACCCTAATATGTTCTACCTAGTAGAAGGCTTCAGATCCAAGCAAATTTCCACAAATTCTGGATGTGGCTAATTTGACTAGCAATTTCTCATATGGGACAGAATAAAAGCCCATTTAAAACCAAAGTATAAAATATCGACTTGCTTGCTCATCGAATAATGAAGCTATATGTCCTCCATTACTTCAAGCATTCCATTACTttgatgagagtgatgtcccttcacctaactggctagaggAGATAAGCTCTCTGTTGCTTGTCATTTCCTGTGAATCTGAGTGAAGTTTTGTGTGCAATATTGATCTGTGCATCTATAACACAATTTCATATATTCCTGGATTTAGTTTTGTGTCTGCACCACTTCTTTCctacaccattttatttctactgcctAGTCAGTGCCACCTTCCC encodes the following:
- the LOC112555955 gene encoding activating signal cointegrator 1 complex subunit 1-like; its protein translation is MDILRPPLIRIGKRCYRKVLGPDKEDHNPEDEEIDLELNSIASCYGDEACDANVNIEETSNGFSLRLQYHSTYFKFIIGKKGETKKRLETETKTRITIPKMGQEGDIVIQGHEKKGVLSAKTRIEVLVDSARQRLPFTHFLSIPVQGEDVVEKFEDFKFQVIEDKRDSRIDATIFQNPQKLHLTIGTMVLLGESEIQQARNLLHDCYIHYISPILNQEPLMVDVQGLEYMNDDPGAVDVLYAKIKPGPAAAKLQALADVLVDKFSEAKLMQRQREQVKLHLTVMNTLFRKDPGEGSAPLPQNTRGSVRDRESFNASLILRTLGGFDFGSFQVDRIELSQRYSTGPNGYYISSACVHLS